The genomic DNA CCAGAAAATCACCGGTTAATCCGTGAATCTGCATTCCGGGATAATCCTCCGCAAGCGATCCTGCAGCTCTCCGGAGAAATTCGGCGCTTACATCTATGGGAACATATCGATGCAACAGGTTAGCGTCCCGCATGGCATCCAGCAGGATCTTTGTTTTGGTGGCTGCACCGGCACCGTACTCCACCAGCGTCACAGGTTGATGTTGTTCTATCAACTCTTTACTAATTTCGGCCAAAATTTTCCTTTCCGTACGGGTCTGATAATATTCCGGCAGGGTACAAATTCGGGCGAACAATTCGGAGCCTCGTTCATCGTACAAATATTTTGGAAAGAGCACCTTGGGATCACGGGTGAGGCCATCCCGGATATCCTCGGCAAATGAATCTCCGGGATGATTGGCAGCGGTTATTTCTATCTGGTTTGTGGCAGTGGCAACAGGGGCTGACATCGATTATTCTCCAGTGGTCAGTGGCTGTAGTGTGATTTCGTTTTGGCTGTTTACAGATATCAAATGGTTATGCGGAACCTTTTCCCAGTCCGCATCATCGTCAAGCGCTTCCGAGGCAATGAGAACCGATTCGGGGAAATTCTCTCCGTCCTTCAGGCAATACAGGCTGTTTGAATCCTCAGTATTCGAGTATCGCGACATGATGATAGATTCTCCATCCGAGAGTGCCAGGTTCAGCTGGCATTCGGAGCCGGCTTCCGCGGCATAAGCAGTAATGGTATGAATAATATTTTGTAGCCCTTCAATCATACTCCCTTGTGAAGGCTCGCATTGACGCAACTCGTTATACAAAAGCGCAAAAATGGTGGCGGAATCAGAATGGCTGTAGAGCGTTGAGTAAAGATCGTCCGGAAGTTCGGCGTGAAGTGACCGCTTTACCTTCTTATGGTAACCAGTGATTTGTCCATTGTGCATGAACAGATACCTGCCGCGAGCAAACGGCTGGACGCTTTGCTCATCTACAGGTGAAGGTGGAGTCGCATTCCGAACTGACGCCAATAGTAAACCCGGACGGATTATCTTGCTGATACTTCGAAAACTGCTATCCGCCCAGAGATTTCGCATGCTGGTGTACACCCCTGGCTCTTCAGAGATGTCCCGATTGTACCACCCGCATCCGAAACCATCGACATTCACATTCCCGGATAACAACTCCTGCGGATCATAACTCTGAACCTCCAATGACCGGGGCGGCTCGTAGATCAACGAATCCAGCGGAATCGGTTTGCCCATATATGCCAGGTGTCTACACATTGGATTCCCGCCTAGTTTGCATCCTTCGCACAGCGGAACCCGGAGAAAATTTGCCGCCGAATTGGATAGTCCCAGTTTCGGAAGGTGTTGCTTATAACACGCCTGTTTACCGACCATGCGCCGCCGCGCAATACCTTATACTCATCACCAAAGAAAATTTCCGAGTACTCCTTGTACGGAAATGCCTCGAAACCGGGGTATGCACGGAAGTCACTCGCCGTCCACTCCCAGACGTCACCGATCATTTGCTCACAGCCTGTCGGCGAGGAGCCTCCTTCAATTGCGCCGATGGCAGCGGGATGAAATGCCTCCAGATTGATATTGGCGTGTTTTTCCTCGTAAGAATTCCCCCAGGGATATATATGCTTTTCGCCGGACTTCGGGTCCACCGACGAGGCATATTCCCATTCTGCTTCAGTCGGTAACCGTTTCCCCTCGTAATGGCAGAACGCCTCTGCCTCGTACCAACTGACATGCATAACCGGTTCCTCCGGATTCACCGGAAGCCATTCATCAAATCGCCGCAACTGCCAATGTCCTTCCACATTTTTCCAGTATTTTGGCGCGTTAATTTTATTGTTTGTCCGCCACTCCCATCCTTCGTCCGACCAGTATTCCGGATCGGAATAGCCGCCGTCATTCATGAATTCAAGGTAGCGCCGGATGTTGACCGGGTATTTATCCATATAAAACGGCTCGATTTCAACGGTATGTGCTGGTTTTTCGTTATCGTAGGCAAAACCGTTTTTATTCCAGCCCATTAGAAAATCACCCCCGGGAATAAATTGCATTGCAGTGTCATCAGTACCGGCCGGAGTGATGAATTTGGTATCACAGGGAGGGTGGAATGCATTATTTTCCATGATTTGTAGCGTGATAAGCATGGTTTCCTGGTGCTGCATCTCGTGCCGCAGAACTAATTCAAAGAGAAAACCGTTCTCCATGAGTGGATTTCCGGAGTGCAGGTCATCCCTTGTGATTGACGCTGTCACCCGGTTC from Candidatus Neomarinimicrobiota bacterium includes the following:
- the egtB gene encoding ergothioneine biosynthesis protein EgtB, translating into MEQVRQRTFDLVSQLPEEVLTTQHDPLMSPLIWDLGHIANFEELWFLQHYLGQEPISEEYNFIYNALSKPRSERSSLSLPDLETTKQYMQTVRNRVTASITRDDLHSGNPLMENGFLFELVLRHEMQHQETMLITLQIMENNAFHPPCDTKFITPAGTDDTAMQFIPGGDFLMGWNKNGFAYDNEKPAHTVEIEPFYMDKYPVNIRRYLEFMNDGGYSDPEYWSDEGWEWRTNNKINAPKYWKNVEGHWQLRRFDEWLPVNPEEPVMHVSWYEAEAFCHYEGKRLPTEAEWEYASSVDPKSGEKHIYPWGNSYEEKHANINLEAFHPAAIGAIEGGSSPTGCEQMIGDVWEWTASDFRAYPGFEAFPYKEYSEIFFGDEYKVLRGGAWSVNRRVISNTFRNWDYPIRRQIFSGFRCAKDAN
- the egtC gene encoding ergothioneine biosynthesis protein EgtC, translating into MCRHLAYMGKPIPLDSLIYEPPRSLEVQSYDPQELLSGNVNVDGFGCGWYNRDISEEPGVYTSMRNLWADSSFRSISKIIRPGLLLASVRNATPPSPVDEQSVQPFARGRYLFMHNGQITGYHKKVKRSLHAELPDDLYSTLYSHSDSATIFALLYNELRQCEPSQGSMIEGLQNIIHTITAYAAEAGSECQLNLALSDGESIIMSRYSNTEDSNSLYCLKDGENFPESVLIASEALDDDADWEKVPHNHLISVNSQNEITLQPLTTGE